A stretch of Paenibacillus sp. URB8-2 DNA encodes these proteins:
- a CDS encoding AAA family ATPase, with protein MKPILLKVSGLQSYRESQEIDFLGLCETGLFGIFGPTGSGKSSLLDAITLAMYGKVERAVNGTQGIMNHSEDSLAVAFTFELASSEGSHRYRVERRFKRTGEQSVSNSVSRFIEIGPDGETVVADKLAEVTRCVEDKIGLKMDDFTRAVVLPQGKFAEFLSLRGVDRRQMLQRLFHLEQYGDQLALKLSRRVKENEAALRAVEAEQQGLGSAGAEDVQAAEERLNEAVRHAAECRERLEAATGRFERFGRIRELQEERTRREMQLLEFRAREEQIASLESRLLKGDEAAKIAPALKAWRSAEEAWRTRGAAAERLESHLAASEQEAVRAAEAEQQAHGALGAEEPALREREGRLRQALELEAELAGLRRELAALAERKGEASRGLEASRETLARERELLAKGQKRQQELQRSLLPLEVRSQERQALQEAMQSLQGLRSAESQWEQAEREWLERAAALGAVRGRLAEAEAAGARLAEARAAAVRNAALHLERAASAEDAAAAIAGRLEQHCAELEAALRERELHRLSLALSRELQDGAPCPVCGSSHHPAPASLRDGGEDPAEERRLQEAKALAGRALEARAGLRSLREQDRAWLEQAYGESGSFSGIPAAAGASLAGTGQGVSGSSQAAAALSREAVSGLTESAPDTDRKPVFGAAAAGSEAASAWPAASGVAELEEQLAGLQSRSKELRREAAQWQEEDRRSQQRLLKETAEAEAARSWEEQTAAKAEELKRQLSVLRQEWERRFPQLAPGEAENAYGELRRKDEEAEEIRGRLDISVKFLEEKSASVQMLQERIAGLDKELAAWTAQHTGKEELLDEKERRLQQWTEGRSAGSLLAECERRLQELQTAAEEGRRRHRAAADRAQQDAREAAIARQAADSAREHCDAAAANWEECLASSPFASADEAEAAALDDGEREAAFARVRSHRDGEAEVKVQLRHIEEKLGGASLTEDEWRECETNLRRCKEDDEAALQAKARGERDLEDLRQRHIRWTELESLRAGHESLQSRLSKLQSCLRGNAFVEYIAEEQLMQVCQAASQRLRFLSRQRYALEVDSGGGFVIRDDGNGGVKRPVSTLSGGETFLTSLSLALALSTQIQLRGQYPLQFFFLDEGFGTLDPELLDTVITSLERLHNDRLSVGIISHVPELRARLARKLIVVPALPGGEGSRILLEKN; from the coding sequence ATGAAGCCGATACTATTGAAAGTAAGCGGGCTGCAGAGCTACCGCGAAAGCCAGGAGATCGATTTTTTGGGCTTGTGCGAGACCGGGCTGTTCGGCATCTTCGGACCGACGGGCAGCGGCAAATCGAGCCTGCTCGACGCAATTACCCTAGCGATGTACGGCAAGGTGGAACGGGCGGTGAACGGGACGCAGGGGATCATGAATCATTCTGAGGATTCCCTTGCCGTGGCGTTTACCTTCGAGCTGGCTTCCTCCGAAGGGTCGCACCGCTATCGGGTAGAGCGAAGATTCAAACGGACAGGAGAACAGTCCGTCAGCAATTCGGTGAGCCGCTTCATCGAGATTGGCCCGGACGGAGAGACCGTAGTGGCGGACAAGCTCGCGGAGGTGACACGCTGCGTCGAGGACAAAATCGGGCTAAAGATGGACGATTTCACCCGAGCCGTAGTCCTTCCTCAGGGCAAGTTCGCCGAGTTTCTATCCCTTCGCGGCGTGGACCGCAGACAGATGCTTCAGCGTCTGTTCCATTTGGAGCAGTATGGCGACCAGCTGGCGCTGAAGCTCAGCCGCCGGGTCAAGGAGAACGAAGCGGCGCTGCGCGCTGTGGAGGCAGAGCAGCAGGGTCTGGGCAGCGCCGGCGCGGAGGATGTGCAGGCGGCCGAGGAGCGTCTTAATGAGGCTGTCCGCCATGCCGCCGAATGCCGAGAGCGATTGGAGGCGGCGACCGGCCGCTTCGAGCGGTTCGGAAGAATCCGCGAGCTGCAGGAGGAACGCACCCGCCGGGAGATGCAGCTGCTGGAGTTCCGGGCGCGGGAGGAGCAGATAGCCTCTCTTGAGTCGCGGCTTCTTAAAGGCGACGAAGCCGCGAAGATCGCACCCGCGCTGAAGGCATGGAGAAGCGCGGAGGAGGCCTGGCGAACCCGGGGCGCGGCGGCGGAGCGGCTGGAGTCGCATCTTGCGGCGTCCGAGCAGGAAGCCGTCCGGGCCGCCGAGGCCGAGCAGCAGGCGCATGGAGCGCTCGGCGCGGAAGAGCCGGCCCTGCGGGAACGCGAAGGCCGGCTGCGCCAGGCGCTCGAGCTGGAAGCCGAGCTCGCCGGGCTGCGGCGCGAGCTCGCGGCGCTTGCCGAGCGCAAGGGCGAGGCGTCCCGCGGGCTGGAAGCCTCGCGGGAGACGCTGGCGCGGGAGCGTGAACTTTTGGCCAAGGGCCAAAAGCGGCAGCAGGAGCTGCAGCGCAGCCTCCTGCCGCTCGAGGTCCGCTCCCAGGAGCGGCAGGCTCTGCAGGAAGCGATGCAGAGCCTGCAGGGATTGCGCTCCGCCGAGTCCCAATGGGAGCAGGCGGAGCGGGAGTGGCTTGAGCGCGCCGCTGCGCTCGGCGCGGTTCGGGGCCGCCTCGCGGAGGCCGAGGCGGCTGGGGCGCGGCTGGCTGAAGCGCGAGCAGCCGCCGTGAGGAACGCCGCCCTGCATCTGGAGCGGGCGGCGTCCGCGGAAGATGCCGCAGCCGCCATTGCCGGGCGGCTGGAACAGCATTGCGCGGAGCTGGAAGCCGCGCTCCGGGAGCGGGAGCTGCACCGGCTGTCGCTGGCGCTCTCCCGCGAGCTGCAGGACGGGGCTCCGTGCCCCGTTTGCGGCAGCAGCCACCATCCGGCCCCGGCGTCGCTGCGGGACGGAGGAGAAGATCCGGCTGAGGAGCGAAGGCTGCAGGAGGCGAAGGCTCTGGCGGGCCGTGCGCTTGAAGCGCGGGCCGGGCTGAGGAGCCTGCGGGAGCAGGACCGCGCCTGGCTGGAGCAGGCGTACGGTGAATCCGGCTCCTTCTCCGGGATTCCCGCGGCGGCAGGCGCTTCACTGGCCGGAACCGGGCAAGGCGTATCCGGATCTAGCCAAGCTGCTGCGGCCCTGAGCCGGGAGGCTGTCTCCGGCTTAACTGAATCTGCTCCGGACACGGACCGGAAGCCTGTCTTTGGCGCGGCGGCAGCCGGAAGCGAAGCTGCTTCCGCATGGCCGGCAGCATCCGGCGTGGCGGAGCTGGAAGAACAGCTTGCCGGTTTGCAGAGCCGCTCTAAGGAGCTGCGCCGCGAGGCTGCGCAGTGGCAGGAGGAAGACCGCCGGTCGCAGCAGCGTCTCTTGAAAGAAACGGCCGAAGCCGAAGCCGCACGGAGCTGGGAGGAGCAGACAGCTGCCAAGGCGGAAGAATTGAAGCGGCAGCTCTCGGTTTTGCGCCAGGAATGGGAGCGCCGGTTTCCGCAGCTTGCGCCGGGGGAAGCGGAGAATGCCTACGGCGAACTGCGTCGCAAGGACGAAGAAGCCGAGGAAATCCGGGGCAGACTGGACATCAGCGTGAAGTTTCTGGAAGAGAAGAGCGCCTCCGTGCAAATGCTGCAGGAAAGAATAGCTGGGCTGGATAAGGAGCTTGCCGCTTGGACAGCTCAGCATACGGGCAAAGAGGAACTGCTGGACGAGAAAGAGCGACGGCTGCAGCAGTGGACCGAAGGCCGTTCCGCCGGTTCCCTGCTGGCCGAATGCGAGCGGCGCCTGCAGGAGCTTCAGACAGCCGCAGAGGAAGGCAGACGCCGTCACCGGGCCGCTGCAGACCGGGCGCAGCAGGATGCCAGAGAGGCGGCGATCGCCCGCCAGGCGGCGGATTCGGCCCGCGAGCACTGCGATGCCGCGGCTGCGAACTGGGAAGAATGCCTTGCTTCTTCGCCGTTCGCTTCGGCCGATGAAGCAGAAGCGGCAGCGCTGGATGACGGAGAACGCGAAGCGGCATTCGCGCGTGTGCGGTCGCACCGCGACGGCGAGGCGGAAGTCAAGGTTCAGCTTCGCCACATCGAAGAGAAGCTTGGCGGAGCCTCGCTGACCGAGGACGAGTGGCGGGAATGCGAGACGAATCTTCGGCGGTGCAAGGAGGATGACGAAGCGGCGCTGCAGGCCAAGGCCCGGGGAGAACGGGATCTGGAGGATTTGCGCCAAAGGCATATCCGGTGGACAGAGCTAGAGAGCTTGCGGGCGGGGCACGAGAGCTTGCAGAGCCGGCTGTCCAAGCTGCAGTCCTGTCTGCGCGGCAACGCCTTCGTCGAATATATCGCGGAGGAGCAGCTGATGCAGGTATGCCAGGCGGCTTCGCAGCGTCTGCGCTTCTTGAGCAGACAGCGCTATGCGCTGGAGGTTGACTCCGGCGGCGGCTTTGTCATCCGCGACGACGGAAACGGAGGAGTCAAGCGGCCGGTATCCACCTTGTCGGGCGGAGAGACGTTCCTGACCTCACTGTCGCTTGCGCTTGCATTGTCCACGCAGATTCAGCTTCGGGGCCAGTATCCGCTGCAATTTTTCTTCCTGGACGAGGGCTTTGGCACGCTGGACCCCGAACTGCTGGATACCGTGATTACATCGCTTGAACGGCTGCATAACGATCGGCTGTCTGTCGGCATTATCAGCCACGTTCCCGAGCTTCGGGCAAGGCTTGCCCGCAAGCTGATTGTGGTTCCTGCTTTGCCGGGCGGAGAGGGTTCCCGCATCCTTTTGGAAAAAAATTAA
- a CDS encoding nodulation protein NfeD → MMLAVCALFLLLLVPFGALTVQASGSPGSQVAGSGLKKGPVFILPVDQEIERGLESFLKRGFEEAGKYGASLIVLEIDTPGGRVDSAEQIGIMVRESKIPTLAFIEGDAASAGSYIALNAKKIVMKPGSMIGSASLVDMSGKRVDDAKLVSFWKSKMAGAAALNGRDPDIAAGMTDVNLVVDKPELGVHKSKGEIIALTSEQALKAGYADATGDSPEEAVAWMGYSTDEIFRVQHTGAEKLSQFLTHPAVMTILLFIGIAGVVIELLVPGFGVPGILGTLAFVLYFFGNYVAGFAGAETWLLFIIGLVLMVLELFVPSFGILGILGSVSLIAGVVRAAYSFTHALFSLGIAFGAAVVVIIIVAIAFKDRGIWNRFILSDSLSKEQGFIPGPEKSELVGRRGISITPLRPSGTALIEDERLDVVTEGGFIGANTPVAVVKVEGGRIVVKEARE, encoded by the coding sequence ATGATGCTGGCCGTCTGCGCCCTGTTCCTGCTCCTGTTGGTGCCGTTTGGAGCCTTGACGGTTCAGGCCTCCGGCAGCCCGGGCTCGCAGGTTGCTGGCAGCGGACTGAAAAAGGGCCCGGTATTTATTCTGCCTGTGGACCAGGAAATCGAGCGGGGACTCGAGAGCTTCTTGAAACGGGGCTTCGAGGAAGCCGGGAAATACGGCGCTTCGCTAATTGTGCTGGAGATCGACACGCCGGGCGGACGGGTGGACAGCGCGGAGCAGATCGGCATCATGGTAAGGGAGAGCAAAATTCCGACGCTGGCCTTTATCGAAGGAGACGCGGCTTCCGCCGGCAGCTATATCGCCCTTAACGCGAAGAAGATTGTAATGAAGCCCGGAAGTATGATTGGTTCGGCTTCGCTTGTCGATATGAGCGGCAAAAGGGTGGACGACGCCAAGCTGGTGTCGTTCTGGAAATCCAAAATGGCGGGCGCGGCGGCTTTGAACGGGCGCGATCCGGATATTGCCGCAGGAATGACGGACGTCAATCTGGTCGTCGACAAGCCTGAACTGGGCGTTCACAAGAGCAAGGGCGAGATTATCGCGCTGACCAGCGAACAAGCGTTGAAGGCGGGCTACGCCGATGCCACCGGAGATTCGCCGGAGGAGGCGGTTGCCTGGATGGGCTATTCCACCGATGAGATCTTTCGCGTGCAGCATACCGGCGCGGAGAAGCTGTCGCAATTTCTGACCCATCCCGCCGTTATGACCATACTGCTGTTCATCGGGATCGCCGGGGTGGTCATAGAACTGCTTGTCCCCGGCTTCGGGGTTCCGGGCATTCTGGGAACTTTGGCTTTTGTGCTGTATTTCTTCGGCAATTATGTGGCGGGATTCGCCGGAGCGGAGACCTGGCTGCTGTTTATCATCGGTCTGGTTCTGATGGTGCTTGAACTGTTCGTTCCAAGCTTCGGCATTCTGGGTATTCTGGGCTCCGTCAGTCTGATTGCGGGCGTCGTGCGGGCCGCCTACAGCTTTACACATGCGCTGTTCAGTCTGGGCATCGCTTTTGGGGCTGCCGTGGTGGTCATTATCATTGTCGCAATTGCATTCAAGGACCGGGGCATATGGAATCGGTTCATTCTCAGCGACAGTCTGAGCAAGGAGCAGGGTTTTATCCCCGGTCCCGAGAAATCAGAGCTCGTAGGCCGGAGAGGAATAAGCATTACACCGCTTCGTCCGTCTGGAACGGCGCTTATTGAGGATGAGCGTCTTGATGTGGTGACCGAGGGCGGATTTATCGGTGCGAATACTCCCGTCGCCGTCGTCAAAGTGGAAGGCGGCAGGATTGTAGTGAAGGAAGCGCGGGAATAA
- a CDS encoding exonuclease SbcCD subunit D gives MRILHTGDWHLGRTLEGRSRQKEQEAFIDELVAIAEEERADLIMMAGDVYDSVNPPAAAEQLFYEAASRLASGGRQLVVIAGNHDQPERVSSVSPLVFGQGITLVGLPASNPVTVRVARTGETARIAALPYPSEARLGELLAEDSDEAGLRLAYSARVGRLMKLLSREFTPDTVNLAMSHIYVLGGVESDSERPIQVGGAYTVDPSALACGAQYTALGHLHRPQKVKGEGMIRYSGSPLAYSFSEAGQAKSVTMLELSPGAEAKPEEILLRCGRPLVEWDCAGGLDEVYRWLDEGRDANAFIDLRIRLSEALSMGDIQRLRKSREGIVHIRPVYPEMEKELEASLRSRMPVQELFRKFYQRQTGGAEPEDSLVELFLELAEEERDGQEAEDTR, from the coding sequence ATGCGGATTTTGCATACGGGCGACTGGCATTTGGGCCGTACGCTGGAGGGAAGAAGCAGGCAGAAGGAGCAGGAGGCGTTTATTGATGAGTTGGTCGCCATTGCCGAGGAGGAACGGGCGGACCTCATAATGATGGCAGGGGACGTGTACGACTCGGTCAACCCTCCGGCTGCGGCCGAGCAGCTGTTCTACGAAGCGGCCTCAAGACTTGCCTCCGGCGGAAGGCAGCTGGTCGTAATTGCTGGCAACCATGACCAGCCAGAGCGGGTATCCTCCGTGTCCCCGCTTGTCTTCGGACAGGGCATTACTCTTGTCGGCCTGCCCGCAAGCAATCCGGTGACGGTCCGGGTGGCCCGTACCGGAGAAACCGCGCGTATCGCGGCTCTTCCATACCCTTCCGAAGCCCGCCTTGGCGAGCTGCTGGCCGAGGACAGCGACGAAGCCGGACTGCGGCTCGCATACAGTGCGCGCGTAGGACGCCTGATGAAGCTGCTGTCCCGGGAATTCACGCCTGACACGGTCAATCTGGCGATGAGCCACATTTATGTGCTTGGTGGCGTGGAGAGCGACTCCGAGCGTCCGATCCAGGTCGGCGGGGCGTATACCGTCGATCCTTCGGCGTTGGCCTGCGGTGCGCAGTATACGGCGCTCGGCCATCTCCACCGGCCTCAGAAGGTCAAGGGAGAAGGGATGATCCGCTACAGCGGTTCTCCGCTGGCGTACAGCTTTTCGGAGGCGGGCCAAGCCAAGTCCGTGACGATGCTGGAGCTCTCGCCGGGAGCGGAGGCGAAGCCGGAAGAAATTCTGCTCCGGTGCGGCCGTCCCCTGGTGGAGTGGGATTGCGCAGGCGGATTGGATGAAGTGTACCGGTGGCTGGACGAGGGCAGAGACGCCAATGCGTTCATCGATCTGAGAATCCGCCTGAGCGAGGCGCTGTCGATGGGAGATATTCAGCGGCTGCGCAAGTCGCGGGAAGGTATCGTACATATCCGGCCGGTATACCCGGAGATGGAGAAGGAACTGGAAGCGTCCCTCCGCTCCCGGATGCCGGTTCAGGAGCTGTTCAGAAAGTTCTATCAACGCCAGACCGGGGGAGCGGAGCCGGAGGACAGCCTTGTGGAGCTGTTTCTGGAGCTAGCGGAGGAAGAGCGTGACGGACAGGAGGCGGAGGATACGAGATGA
- a CDS encoding GatB/YqeY domain-containing protein, which yields MNLSERLNEDMKQAMKSKDKFKLSTIRMVRSTIKNLEIDLKRTLDDNEVLDILSREIKQRKDALQEFEKAGRDELAASNKAEIEIIQQYLPEQLSEEEIQVIVQQTIQETGASSKSEMGKVMSALMPKVKGRADGKLVNQAVLKFLQ from the coding sequence ATGAATCTTAGCGAACGATTGAACGAAGATATGAAGCAGGCGATGAAGAGTAAGGACAAGTTCAAACTCTCCACGATTCGAATGGTTCGTTCTACGATCAAGAATCTTGAGATAGATTTGAAAAGAACATTAGACGACAACGAAGTGCTTGATATCCTTAGTCGTGAGATCAAACAGCGCAAAGATGCCCTCCAAGAATTTGAAAAAGCGGGTCGTGACGAGCTTGCTGCAAGCAATAAAGCAGAAATCGAGATTATTCAGCAATATCTTCCCGAACAGCTTTCCGAAGAAGAAATTCAGGTTATTGTACAGCAGACCATCCAGGAAACCGGTGCTTCTTCGAAAAGTGAAATGGGCAAGGTGATGAGCGCGCTGATGCCGAAAGTCAAAGGCCGCGCTGACGGTAAACTCGTGAACCAGGCGGTTCTGAAATTTCTGCAATAA
- the rpsU gene encoding 30S ribosomal protein S21, translating into MSETKVRKNETIDAALRRFKRSIAKDGVLAEVKKRKHYEKPSVKRKKKSEAARKRKF; encoded by the coding sequence GTGTCTGAAACGAAAGTTCGCAAAAACGAGACAATTGATGCTGCACTTCGTCGCTTTAAACGTTCCATCGCTAAAGATGGCGTCTTGGCTGAGGTGAAGAAACGCAAGCATTATGAAAAGCCAAGCGTTAAGCGCAAGAAAAAGTCCGAGGCTGCTCGTAAGAGAAAGTTTTAG
- the floA gene encoding flotillin-like protein FloA (flotillin-like protein involved in membrane lipid rafts), protein MEASLITVLLIAVVVIIVLSIFLSFFPVMLWISALASGVRISIITLVAMRLRRVTPSRIVNPLIKATKAGLGLNINQLESHYLAGGNVDRVVNALIAAQRADIPLEFTRAAAIDLAGRDVLQAVQMSVNPRVIETPTVAAVARDGIEVKVKARVTVRANIDRLVGGAGEETIIARVGEGIVTTVGSSNSHKDVLENPDSISRTVLQKGLDAGTAFEILSIDIADVDVGKNIGAYLQTEQAEADKRIAQAKAEERRAMAVAQEQEMKARVVEMKALVVESESQVPLAMAEALRGGQIGVMDYMNLKNIEADTQMRGSLGKMGDQDNDGSKNDK, encoded by the coding sequence ATGGAAGCATCTCTAATAACCGTCTTACTGATCGCGGTCGTAGTGATCATTGTTTTGAGCATCTTTCTCAGCTTCTTTCCGGTCATGCTGTGGATTTCGGCTTTGGCCTCCGGCGTCCGGATCAGCATTATTACGCTGGTCGCCATGCGGCTGCGCCGCGTCACGCCAAGCCGGATCGTTAATCCGCTGATTAAAGCGACCAAGGCTGGCCTTGGGTTGAACATCAACCAGCTGGAAAGCCACTATTTGGCGGGGGGCAATGTCGACCGTGTCGTTAACGCGCTGATCGCCGCGCAGCGTGCCGATATTCCGCTGGAATTCACCCGGGCGGCCGCCATTGATCTGGCCGGACGCGATGTGCTCCAGGCCGTTCAGATGAGCGTTAACCCGCGTGTAATCGAGACGCCAACCGTGGCCGCGGTTGCCCGCGACGGTATTGAAGTAAAGGTCAAGGCGCGGGTCACTGTTCGCGCCAATATCGACCGGCTCGTCGGCGGCGCCGGCGAGGAGACGATTATCGCCCGCGTCGGCGAAGGGATCGTTACAACAGTCGGATCAAGCAACTCGCATAAGGACGTGCTCGAGAATCCGGATTCCATCTCCCGAACCGTGCTGCAGAAAGGGCTTGACGCCGGAACGGCGTTTGAAATATTGTCCATCGACATCGCGGACGTGGATGTAGGTAAAAATATCGGCGCTTATCTGCAAACGGAACAGGCCGAGGCCGACAAGCGGATTGCCCAGGCAAAGGCCGAAGAGCGCAGAGCGATGGCCGTGGCCCAGGAGCAGGAAATGAAAGCCCGCGTCGTCGAGATGAAAGCCCTGGTCGTCGAATCCGAATCCCAGGTGCCGCTGGCCATGGCGGAAGCGCTGCGCGGAGGCCAAATCGGCGTCATGGATTATATGAATCTGAAAAATATCGAAGCCGACACGCAGATGCGCGGTTCGCTCGGCAAAATGGGCGATCAGGATAACGACGGTTCCAAGAACGATAAGTAA
- the tnpA gene encoding IS200/IS605 family transposase yields MSSDVNSLAHTKWNCKYHIVFAPKYRRQVIYGKLKQDIGKILRQLCERKNVEIIEAEACKDHIHMLVSIPPKLSVSAFIGYLKGKSSLMIFDRHANLKYRYGNRKFWCKGFYVDTVGRNKKVIQEYIQNQLQEDIVAEQITIMEYIDPFTGEEIKDNRKKKK; encoded by the coding sequence ATGTCATCTGATGTGAACAGTTTAGCACATACAAAATGGAATTGTAAGTACCATATCGTGTTCGCCCCAAAGTATAGACGCCAAGTAATCTATGGGAAATTGAAACAAGATATTGGGAAAATACTGAGACAACTATGTGAAAGAAAGAATGTAGAAATTATCGAAGCAGAAGCGTGTAAAGATCATATTCATATGCTGGTGAGTATTCCACCAAAGCTCAGTGTATCGGCGTTTATAGGATATTTAAAAGGAAAGAGCAGCTTGATGATCTTTGACCGACATGCCAACCTAAAGTATCGGTATGGAAATCGGAAATTTTGGTGTAAAGGGTTTTACGTGGATACCGTCGGAAGGAACAAGAAAGTGATACAAGAATATATCCAAAATCAACTGCAGGAGGATATCGTCGCGGAACAAATAACAATCATGGAATACATTGATCCATTTACAGGAGAAGAGATCAAAGATAATCGAAAGAAGAAGAAATAG
- a CDS encoding histidine triad nucleotide-binding protein: METIFSKIIEGSIPCNKVFENERILAFYDIEPAAPVHVLIIPKKPIPSMNEVASEDLPLIGEIHSVAQQIAKELGIAETGYRLINNCGPDSGQAVQHLHYHLIGGAKLGALIGNSKSHA; this comes from the coding sequence ATGGAAACCATTTTTAGCAAAATTATTGAGGGAAGCATTCCCTGCAACAAAGTGTTTGAGAATGAACGGATTTTGGCATTTTACGATATCGAGCCCGCCGCACCGGTGCATGTGCTGATTATTCCCAAGAAACCGATTCCGTCGATGAACGAGGTAGCTTCGGAGGATTTGCCGCTGATCGGAGAAATCCATAGCGTGGCGCAGCAAATCGCCAAAGAACTGGGCATCGCGGAAACCGGGTACCGTCTGATCAACAACTGCGGACCGGACAGCGGGCAGGCGGTTCAGCATCTGCACTATCATCTTATCGGTGGAGCGAAACTGGGCGCGCTGATCGGCAATTCCAAATCCCACGCCTAA